A window of Thermosynechococcus sp. NK55a contains these coding sequences:
- the kaiC gene encoding circadian clock protein KaiC, producing MTNLPEHQSSPTEQSSAEVKKIPTMIEGFDDISHGGLPQGRTTLVSGTSGTGKTLFAVQFLYNGITIFNEPGIFVTFEESPQDIIKNALSFGWNLQSLIDQGKLFILDASPDPDGQEVAGDFDLSALIERIQYAIRKYKATRVSIDSVTAVFQQYDAASVVRREIFRLAFRLKQLGVTTIMTTERVDEYGPVARFGVEEFVSDNVVILRNVLEGERRRRTVEILKLRGTTHMKGEYPFTINNGINIFPLGAMRLTQRSSNVRVSSGVKTLDEMCGGGFFKDSIILATGATGTGKTLLVSKFLETGCQQGERALLFAYEESRAQLSRNASSWGIDFEELERRGLLRIICAYPESAGLEDHLQIIKSEIADFKPSRVAIDSLSALARGVSNNAFRQFVIGVTGFAKQEEITGFFTNTTDQFMGSNSITESHISTITDTILLLQYVEIRGEMSRAINVFKMRGSWHDKGIREYVITEKGAEIRDSFRNFEGIISGTPTRISVDEKTELARIAKGMQDLESE from the coding sequence ATGACAAACCTACCCGAACATCAGTCCAGTCCAACGGAGCAGTCCTCGGCGGAAGTCAAGAAAATCCCGACGATGATTGAGGGCTTTGACGATATCAGCCATGGGGGACTTCCCCAAGGACGCACCACCTTAGTCAGCGGCACTTCAGGCACAGGGAAGACCCTTTTTGCAGTTCAGTTTCTCTACAATGGCATTACCATTTTTAATGAGCCAGGTATATTTGTTACATTTGAAGAATCCCCCCAAGATATTATCAAAAACGCCCTCAGTTTTGGCTGGAACCTGCAAAGTCTGATTGACCAAGGCAAGCTATTTATCCTGGATGCTTCTCCGGATCCCGATGGCCAAGAGGTGGCTGGTGACTTTGACTTATCTGCTCTGATTGAGCGCATTCAGTATGCCATTCGCAAATACAAAGCAACCCGGGTCTCCATTGATTCGGTAACAGCGGTTTTCCAGCAATACGATGCGGCCTCGGTGGTGCGGCGGGAAATTTTTCGCCTGGCTTTTCGCCTCAAGCAACTGGGCGTGACCACGATTATGACCACCGAGCGGGTAGATGAATACGGCCCTGTGGCGCGTTTTGGTGTTGAGGAGTTTGTCTCCGATAATGTGGTTATTTTGCGTAATGTTCTTGAGGGAGAACGGCGGCGGCGCACGGTTGAAATTCTCAAGCTGCGGGGCACCACCCACATGAAGGGGGAATATCCCTTTACAATCAACAACGGTATTAACATCTTCCCGTTGGGGGCCATGCGCCTGACCCAGCGCTCATCGAATGTGCGGGTGTCTTCAGGGGTCAAGACCCTCGACGAGATGTGTGGCGGTGGCTTCTTCAAGGATTCGATTATTTTGGCCACGGGCGCTACGGGTACTGGCAAGACTCTCTTGGTCAGTAAATTCTTGGAGACGGGCTGCCAACAGGGAGAACGGGCACTGCTGTTTGCCTACGAAGAATCGCGGGCGCAGTTGTCGCGCAATGCCTCCTCTTGGGGCATTGATTTTGAGGAGTTGGAACGGCGGGGTTTGTTGCGGATCATTTGTGCCTATCCAGAGTCAGCGGGGCTTGAGGATCACTTGCAAATTATCAAGTCGGAGATTGCAGACTTTAAGCCCTCACGGGTGGCCATTGACTCTTTGTCTGCCTTGGCGCGGGGGGTGAGTAACAATGCCTTCCGGCAGTTTGTTATCGGGGTTACTGGATTTGCCAAACAGGAGGAAATCACTGGCTTTTTCACCAACACCACGGATCAGTTTATGGGGTCCAACTCGATTACCGAGTCCCATATCTCCACAATTACAGATACGATTTTGCTTTTGCAGTACGTGGAAATCCGCGGTGAGATGTCCCGGGCAATTAACGTCTTTAAGATGCGTGGTTCTTGGCACGACAAGGGGATTCGGGAGTATGTGATCACTGAGAAGGGGGCAGAAATCCGCGATTCCTTCCGCAACTTTGAGGGGATTATTAGCGGTACCCCCACCCGCATTTCCGTGGACGAGAAAACAGAGCTGGCGCGAATTGCCAAGGGGATGCAGGATCTAGAGAGCGAGTAG
- a CDS encoding circadian clock protein KaiA has product MSPADKRKLLDELRSIYRTIVLEYFNTDAKVNERIDEFVSKAFFADISVSQVLEIHVELMDNFSKQLKLEGRSEDILLDYRLTLIDVIAHLCEMYRRSIPREV; this is encoded by the coding sequence ATGTCCCCTGCCGATAAACGCAAACTGCTGGACGAATTGCGCTCAATTTATCGTACCATTGTCCTTGAATACTTTAACACCGATGCCAAAGTTAATGAGCGCATTGACGAGTTTGTTAGTAAAGCATTCTTCGCAGATATTTCTGTTTCCCAAGTGCTAGAGATTCACGTCGAACTCATGGATAACTTCTCCAAGCAACTCAAACTCGAAGGCCGCAGTGAGGACATTTTGCTCGACTATCGCCTGACGCTGATTGATGTGATCGCCCATCTGTGCGAGATGTATCGTCGTTCCATTCCGCGGGAGGTGTAA
- the kaiB gene encoding circadian clock protein KaiB: MAPLRKTYVLKLYVAGNTPNSVRALKTLNNILEKEFKGVYALKVIDVLKNPQLAEEDKILATPTLAKVLPPPVRRIIGDLSNREKVLIGLDLLYEEIGDQAEDDLGLE, from the coding sequence ATGGCCCCCTTGCGGAAAACCTATGTTCTCAAGCTATACGTTGCCGGTAACACACCCAACTCAGTGCGGGCTCTAAAAACTCTCAATAACATTCTTGAAAAAGAATTTAAGGGAGTCTATGCCCTCAAGGTAATCGATGTCCTCAAAAATCCCCAACTGGCTGAGGAAGATAAAATTTTGGCCACGCCTACCCTTGCCAAAGTCCTACCGCCCCCTGTACGCCGTATTATTGGGGACTTGTCCAATCGTGAGAAGGTGCTCATTGGCTTAGATCTCTTGTATGAAGAGATTGGTGACCAAGCCGAGGATGACTTAGGCTTGGAATAG